In Rubrivirga marina, the following are encoded in one genomic region:
- a CDS encoding phosphopentomutase has protein sequence MSLYVTIILDGAGVGDAPDAAAYGDAGADTLGHVVRQQRPDLPNLTCWGLGRLVDGLPEAEAPAASWGRMTERAAGKDSTTGHWALAGLVLEQPFPTYADGFPPEVIAAFCERAGVDGVLGNKPASGTAIIAELGGEHERTGQPIVYTSADSVFQIAAHVGTIPLEEQYRLCRVARDEVMVGAHAVGRVIARPFAGEAGTYERISAKRRDFSLLPTGPTLLDVLRDAGVRTVCVGKVASLFGGQGVDEEVKTAGNDDGVRKTLAAIREAAASGEPTFVWTNLVDFDELYGHRSDAVGYARALEAFDAALPELEAALPEGAVLTLTADHGNDPTYPGSDHTRERVPVLRYVRGATEAADLGTHPTFAAHAADVARYFGVPWNGPGSPLGAS, from the coding sequence ATGTCCCTCTACGTCACGATCATCCTCGACGGCGCCGGCGTCGGCGACGCGCCGGACGCCGCGGCCTACGGCGACGCCGGGGCCGACACGCTCGGCCACGTCGTCCGCCAGCAGCGCCCCGATCTCCCGAACCTCACATGCTGGGGCCTCGGCCGCCTCGTCGACGGGCTCCCCGAGGCGGAGGCACCCGCGGCGTCGTGGGGACGGATGACGGAGCGCGCCGCCGGCAAGGACTCGACGACCGGGCACTGGGCCCTCGCCGGTCTCGTCCTGGAGCAGCCGTTCCCGACGTACGCCGACGGCTTCCCGCCTGAGGTGATCGCCGCGTTCTGCGAGCGGGCCGGCGTCGACGGCGTCCTCGGCAACAAGCCCGCCTCCGGCACCGCCATCATCGCGGAGCTAGGAGGGGAGCACGAGCGGACGGGCCAGCCCATCGTCTACACCTCCGCCGACAGCGTCTTTCAGATCGCGGCGCACGTCGGGACGATTCCCCTGGAGGAACAGTACCGGCTGTGCCGAGTCGCGCGGGACGAGGTGATGGTGGGGGCGCACGCCGTCGGGCGCGTCATCGCGCGGCCGTTCGCGGGCGAGGCCGGCACCTACGAGCGGATCTCGGCGAAGCGGAGGGACTTCTCGCTCCTGCCCACCGGCCCGACGCTCCTCGACGTGCTCCGGGACGCGGGCGTGCGGACGGTCTGCGTGGGGAAGGTGGCGTCCCTGTTCGGCGGGCAGGGCGTGGACGAGGAGGTCAAGACGGCCGGCAACGACGACGGCGTCCGGAAGACGCTCGCCGCCATCCGCGAGGCCGCGGCGTCCGGCGAGCCGACGTTCGTCTGGACCAACCTCGTCGATTTCGACGAGCTCTACGGCCACCGCTCCGACGCCGTGGGCTACGCCCGCGCGCTGGAGGCCTTCGACGCGGCGCTGCCCGAGTTGGAGGCCGCCCTCCCCGAGGGCGCCGTCCTCACGCTCACGGCCGACCACGGCAACGACCCGACGTACCCGGGCTCCGACCACACGCGCGAGCGCGTCCCGGTCCTCCGCTACGTCCGCGGCGCCACCGAGGCGGCCGACCTCGGCACGCACCCCACGTTCGCCGCTCACGCGGCCGACGTGGCCAGGTACTTCGGTGTCCCCTGGAACGGCCCCGGATCGCCGCTGGGCGCCTCCTGA
- a CDS encoding OmpA family protein: MRTALALALAALTGLAPAAQTAEVDTAGARRTVTVPAPDGPGVIYFRAGTPDPNARRRVQPSSPVRQRLAPQTGAGPAARTRRSDSDAVTRLDLVLLEQSLLRALDERIADLITSQPRSSLPISPRTPAPILVLPHDRDAPGAEPTPQTPAPPLAPQPAAPTPPASDPLVAEVERAILDTGLFRSTRVNFEFGEAGLLPVSEATLDAVADVLRRYPALRVRVGGHTDSVSSAAFNLRLSQRRADAVRYYLVGSGVEAGRVEAVGFGEGQPVASNETETGRALNRRVEFVALNPEAAREETRTLREATPAETPGLRDLIRQELERLREEDGG; the protein is encoded by the coding sequence GTGCGGACCGCCCTCGCCCTCGCCCTCGCGGCGCTCACGGGCCTCGCCCCCGCCGCCCAGACCGCCGAGGTCGACACGGCCGGGGCGCGACGGACCGTGACGGTGCCAGCGCCCGACGGGCCGGGTGTGATCTACTTCCGCGCCGGGACGCCCGACCCGAACGCCCGCCGCCGCGTCCAGCCGAGCAGCCCCGTGCGCCAGCGCCTCGCGCCGCAGACGGGCGCGGGCCCGGCGGCCCGCACCCGACGTTCCGACAGCGACGCCGTGACGCGGCTCGACCTCGTGCTGCTGGAGCAGTCGCTGCTCCGGGCCCTCGACGAGCGGATCGCGGACCTGATCACGTCGCAGCCCCGGTCCTCGCTGCCGATCTCGCCACGGACGCCCGCCCCGATCCTCGTCCTCCCGCACGACCGCGACGCGCCGGGCGCCGAGCCCACGCCTCAGACGCCCGCCCCGCCGCTGGCTCCGCAGCCGGCCGCGCCGACCCCACCCGCCTCGGACCCGCTGGTCGCCGAGGTCGAGCGGGCCATCCTCGACACGGGCCTCTTCCGGTCCACGCGCGTCAACTTCGAGTTCGGTGAGGCCGGCCTGCTGCCAGTGTCGGAGGCGACGCTCGACGCCGTCGCCGACGTGCTCCGGCGCTATCCGGCCCTCCGCGTCCGCGTCGGTGGGCACACCGACTCCGTCAGCTCGGCGGCGTTCAACCTCCGCCTCTCGCAGCGCCGCGCCGACGCCGTCCGCTACTACCTCGTCGGGAGCGGCGTCGAGGCGGGCCGCGTCGAGGCCGTGGGGTTCGGCGAGGGCCAGCCGGTCGCGTCGAACGAGACCGAGACCGGCCGCGCGCTCAACCGGCGCGTCGAGTTCGTGGCGCTCAACCCCGAAGCTGCTCGCGAGGAGACCCGCACGCTCCGCGAGGCCACGCCGGCCGAGACGCCGGGCCTCCGCGACCTGATCCGGCAAGAGCTGGAACGCCTCCGCGAGGAGGACGGCGGCTGA
- a CDS encoding DUF368 domain-containing protein translates to MPRSGLRHAPLHFAQGLLMGAADVVPGVSGGTMALIVGIYERLIESVREGLAAPAFLVAGRIGDVKRSLAAVDWGLVVPLGVGVLTALVAASGVIPDLLEAYPERSRGLFFGLIVASIYIPWQALDRHSWREAVTALVAAIAAFILVGLPALAPATDPGWIRIFLSASVAICAMILPGVSGSFLLLALGMYEVTLEALHDRDLGYVAIFALGALVGLGLFSRLLTWLLAEKSDLTMAALIGLMAGSLRALWPWQTETREMLAPTGDVPAVVGLMVLGLAIVAVLLWVAARFVQPPEVAEAAEEQARDLEAREDARHPD, encoded by the coding sequence ATGCCCCGTTCCGGCCTCCGCCACGCCCCGCTCCACTTTGCCCAGGGCCTCCTGATGGGCGCCGCCGACGTCGTCCCCGGCGTCAGCGGCGGGACGATGGCGCTCATCGTCGGGATCTACGAGCGGCTCATCGAGTCGGTCCGCGAGGGGCTGGCCGCGCCGGCGTTCCTCGTGGCCGGGCGGATCGGCGACGTCAAGCGGTCGCTGGCGGCCGTCGACTGGGGCCTCGTGGTGCCGCTGGGCGTCGGCGTCCTCACGGCGCTCGTGGCCGCCTCGGGCGTGATCCCGGACCTCTTGGAAGCGTACCCGGAGCGGTCGCGCGGCCTGTTCTTCGGACTCATCGTGGCGTCGATCTACATCCCGTGGCAGGCGCTCGACCGGCACTCGTGGCGGGAGGCCGTGACGGCCCTCGTGGCGGCGATCGCGGCGTTCATTCTGGTGGGCCTGCCGGCCCTCGCGCCGGCGACCGACCCGGGCTGGATCCGGATCTTCCTCTCGGCCTCGGTCGCGATCTGCGCCATGATCCTGCCCGGCGTGAGCGGGTCGTTCCTCCTCCTCGCGCTCGGGATGTACGAGGTGACGCTGGAGGCGCTCCACGACCGCGACCTCGGCTACGTCGCCATCTTCGCCCTCGGCGCGCTCGTCGGCCTCGGCCTGTTCTCGCGGCTCCTGACGTGGCTCCTCGCCGAGAAGTCGGACCTCACGATGGCCGCGCTCATCGGGCTGATGGCCGGCTCGCTGCGGGCGCTCTGGCCGTGGCAAACCGAGACCCGCGAGATGCTGGCGCCCACGGGCGACGTGCCCGCCGTCGTCGGGCTGATGGTGCTCGGGCTGGCGATCGTGGCGGTCCTCTTGTGGGTGGCTGCTCGGTTCGTCCAGCCGCCCGAGGTCGCCGAGGCGGCCGAGGAGCAGGCCCGGGACCTCGAAGCGCGCGAGGACGCGCGGCACCCGGACTGA
- a CDS encoding EutN/CcmL family microcompartment protein codes for MLLGKVIGTVWATRKDPGLVGMKFLIVREVDLDGEPQSAFVVAADAVGAGEGETVLVAQGSSGRQTELTKGKAVDAVVMAIVDRLDVDERVLDEAAGPFA; via the coding sequence ATGCTCCTCGGCAAGGTCATCGGCACCGTCTGGGCCACCCGCAAGGACCCCGGCCTCGTCGGGATGAAGTTCCTCATCGTCCGCGAGGTCGACCTCGACGGCGAGCCCCAGTCGGCGTTCGTCGTCGCGGCCGACGCCGTAGGCGCGGGCGAGGGTGAGACGGTCCTCGTGGCGCAGGGCTCGTCCGGCCGGCAGACCGAGCTGACGAAAGGGAAGGCCGTCGACGCCGTCGTGATGGCCATCGTCGACCGGCTGGACGTGGACGAGCGCGTGCTCGACGAGGCCGCGGGTCCGTTCGCGTGA
- the tsaD gene encoding tRNA (adenosine(37)-N6)-threonylcarbamoyltransferase complex transferase subunit TsaD produces MTPPDLPPILAIETSCDDTAAAVWADGRLASSVVAGQRVHEGFGGVVPEHASRAHERLIVPTIEAALAEAGLGMADLGAVAVTVGPGLAGSLLVGLSAAKGIALGRGLPLLGVNHLEGHVYSVMIEEPRPSLPFLCLTVSGGHTLLTLVREGFAHEELGRTRDDAAGEAFDKVAKLLGLPYPGGPHIDRLAAEGDAAFLDLPSPRLGPKGRRGDALFDLSFSGIKTAVRYWIADLPEADRVGIVERHRADVAASFQRVVVESLVEGVRQAVEETGVRAVAVVGGVSANSGLRRAVTEAGAADGFDVFVPDLQHSVDNAAMIAVTAAYKWAAGETSDLSVGATPSLAL; encoded by the coding sequence GTGACGCCCCCCGACCTCCCGCCCATCCTCGCCATCGAGACGTCGTGCGATGACACGGCCGCGGCCGTCTGGGCCGACGGGCGGCTGGCGTCGAGTGTCGTCGCCGGGCAGCGGGTGCACGAGGGGTTCGGCGGCGTCGTCCCCGAGCACGCGAGCCGGGCCCACGAGCGGCTGATCGTGCCGACGATCGAGGCCGCGCTGGCGGAGGCCGGCCTCGGCATGGCCGACCTCGGCGCCGTCGCCGTGACGGTCGGGCCCGGGCTGGCCGGGTCGCTGCTCGTCGGCCTCAGCGCTGCTAAGGGCATCGCGCTCGGCCGCGGGCTGCCGCTTCTCGGCGTGAACCACCTCGAAGGGCACGTCTATTCGGTGATGATCGAGGAGCCCCGGCCATCGCTCCCGTTTCTGTGTCTGACGGTCTCGGGTGGGCACACGCTCCTCACGCTCGTCCGCGAGGGCTTTGCCCACGAGGAGCTCGGGCGGACGCGCGACGACGCGGCCGGCGAAGCGTTCGACAAGGTGGCGAAGCTCCTCGGTCTCCCCTACCCCGGCGGCCCCCACATCGACCGGCTCGCGGCCGAGGGCGACGCCGCATTTCTCGACCTCCCGTCGCCGCGCCTCGGGCCGAAGGGTCGCCGCGGGGACGCCCTCTTCGACCTCTCGTTCTCCGGCATCAAGACGGCCGTCCGCTACTGGATCGCCGACCTCCCCGAGGCGGACCGGGTCGGGATCGTCGAGCGCCATCGCGCCGACGTGGCGGCCTCATTCCAGCGCGTCGTGGTCGAGTCGCTGGTCGAGGGCGTTCGCCAGGCCGTCGAGGAGACGGGGGTACGGGCCGTCGCCGTCGTCGGCGGCGTCTCGGCCAACTCCGGCCTCCGTCGGGCCGTCACCGAGGCGGGCGCGGCCGACGGCTTCGACGTGTTCGTCCCAGACCTCCAGCACTCGGTCGACAACGCGGCCATGATCGCTGTGACGGCCGCCTACAAGTGGGCGGCCGGCGAGACGTCCGACCTGTCGGTGGGCGCGACGCCGAGCCTGGCATTGTAG
- a CDS encoding sigma-70 family RNA polymerase sigma factor, whose protein sequence is MYVPRSQRMLDQYLQEIGQIPLLTPEEEVELAQRIQAGDDEALHHMVRANLRFVVSVAKKYQGQGLTLSDLINEGNYGLIKAAQRFDETRGFKFISYAVWWIRQAILQALAEQARTVRLPLNRIGTISKIRKASARLAQAYKRPPNVEELAAELDLPPQKIEDALRHQSRSLSVDEPFGEEDDNNLLDVLADAADTPPDEQLVGESVKSDIERALATLAPREAEITRLYFGIGRETPMTLEEIGQEYELTRERVRQIKEKALRKLRQKGRRQELQSHMGS, encoded by the coding sequence ATGTATGTCCCCCGAAGCCAGCGGATGCTGGATCAGTACCTCCAGGAGATCGGGCAGATTCCCCTGCTCACTCCCGAGGAGGAGGTCGAACTCGCCCAGCGGATTCAGGCCGGCGACGACGAGGCGCTCCATCACATGGTCCGGGCCAACCTCCGGTTCGTCGTGTCGGTGGCGAAAAAGTACCAGGGCCAGGGCCTCACGCTCTCCGACCTCATCAACGAGGGGAACTACGGCCTCATCAAGGCGGCCCAGCGGTTCGACGAGACGCGCGGGTTCAAGTTCATCTCGTACGCCGTCTGGTGGATCCGGCAGGCCATCCTCCAGGCCCTCGCCGAGCAGGCCCGGACGGTCCGCCTTCCGCTCAACCGGATCGGGACGATCTCGAAGATCCGGAAGGCGTCGGCGCGGCTGGCGCAGGCCTACAAGCGCCCGCCGAACGTCGAGGAGCTCGCGGCCGAGCTCGACCTCCCGCCGCAGAAGATCGAGGACGCCCTCCGCCACCAGTCGCGCTCGCTCTCCGTCGACGAGCCGTTCGGCGAGGAGGACGACAACAACCTCCTCGACGTCCTCGCCGACGCGGCCGACACGCCGCCCGACGAGCAACTCGTGGGCGAGAGCGTCAAGAGCGACATCGAGCGGGCGCTCGCGACGCTGGCGCCGCGCGAGGCCGAGATCACGCGGCTCTACTTCGGCATCGGCCGCGAGACGCCGATGACGCTCGAGGAGATCGGCCAGGAGTACGAGCTCACGCGCGAGCGCGTCCGCCAGATCAAGGAGAAGGCGCTCCGGAAGCTCCGCCAGAAGGGCCGCCGCCAGGAGCTCCAGTCGCACATGGGGAGCTGA
- a CDS encoding EutN/CcmL family microcompartment protein: protein MRLGRVIGSIWATQKDASLHARRMVLVQPLRADGTDVGRPTTALDTCDAGPGDTVLYVTSSEAALPFKATHDLTASDATVVGVVDTVDLG from the coding sequence GTGAGGCTCGGCCGCGTCATCGGCTCGATCTGGGCCACGCAGAAGGACGCGTCGCTCCACGCCCGGCGGATGGTCCTCGTCCAACCCCTCCGCGCTGACGGCACCGACGTGGGCCGCCCGACGACGGCGCTCGACACGTGCGACGCCGGGCCCGGCGACACGGTCCTCTACGTCACGTCGTCCGAGGCCGCGCTCCCCTTCAAGGCCACGCACGACCTGACGGCCAGCGACGCGACCGTCGTCGGTGTCGTCGACACGGTCGACCTCGGGTAG
- the cdaA gene encoding diadenylate cyclase CdaA has product MSLDLPLALLLQEGLQVGFVPLRWLDLVDVAITAVLVYQGYRLIRGTIAVQVAVALLGLYAVNEVVRAVGLTTLSTIFGAVGDVFVLAVLILFAPEIRQALFLLGRNPIVRRLVTQPPRQKITDEVIGAIQEMSRDRVGSLIAFARSTGLRNYIESGTQIHADVERDLLTAIFFPNSPLHDGAVIVQGQKVEAARCILPVSDARSLDPHLGLRHRAAVGLTERTDAFVIVTSEETGKISVAENGRLDVGLSLAEVENRLLDAFSPDRREAAPGGTPEEAPPPPADATT; this is encoded by the coding sequence GTGAGCCTGGACCTGCCGCTCGCGTTGCTCCTCCAGGAGGGCCTCCAGGTCGGGTTCGTCCCGCTCCGGTGGCTCGACCTCGTCGACGTCGCCATCACGGCCGTCCTCGTATACCAGGGCTACCGCCTGATCCGCGGCACGATCGCCGTCCAGGTGGCCGTGGCACTCCTCGGTCTGTACGCCGTCAACGAGGTCGTCCGGGCCGTCGGCCTCACGACGCTCTCGACCATCTTCGGGGCGGTCGGCGACGTGTTCGTGCTGGCCGTCCTCATCCTGTTCGCGCCGGAGATCCGGCAGGCGCTGTTCCTGCTCGGGCGGAACCCGATCGTCCGGCGCCTCGTGACGCAGCCGCCGCGCCAGAAGATCACCGACGAGGTCATCGGGGCGATCCAGGAGATGAGCCGCGACCGCGTGGGGAGCCTCATCGCGTTCGCCCGGAGCACCGGCCTCCGCAACTACATCGAGTCCGGGACCCAGATCCACGCCGACGTCGAGCGGGACCTCCTCACGGCCATCTTCTTCCCCAACAGCCCGCTCCACGACGGGGCCGTGATCGTGCAGGGCCAGAAGGTCGAGGCGGCCCGGTGCATCCTCCCGGTGAGCGACGCGCGCTCGCTCGACCCGCACCTCGGCCTCCGCCACCGCGCGGCCGTCGGGCTGACGGAGCGGACCGACGCGTTCGTCATCGTGACGAGCGAGGAGACGGGCAAGATCTCGGTCGCCGAGAACGGCCGGCTCGACGTGGGGCTGTCGCTCGCCGAGGTCGAGAACCGCCTGCTCGACGCGTTCTCGCCCGACCGCCGCGAGGCGGCCCCCGGCGGCACGCCCGAGGAGGCCCCGCCCCCCCCTGCCGACGCCACGACCTAG
- a CDS encoding protein-L-isoaspartate(D-aspartate) O-methyltransferase, translated as MLLTDRQAAAFRRRLVDDLRERGIADERVLAAIGRVPRHRFMPDTGLHRQAYDDVALPIGEGQTISQPYTVARMTELLDIREGERVLEVGTGSGYQAAVLAELGARVFSIERHAALLQKTRPILKALGYDPVVRTQVGDGTYGWPGYAPFDAIIVTAGGPEVPAELRDQLRDPVDGQPDARLLIPVGPPKRQVLHRITKTGPDAFADERFDGVVFVPLVRGA; from the coding sequence GTGCTCCTCACCGACCGCCAGGCCGCCGCCTTCCGCCGCCGACTCGTGGACGACCTCCGCGAGCGGGGCATCGCCGACGAGCGCGTGCTCGCCGCGATCGGCCGCGTGCCCCGGCACCGGTTCATGCCGGACACCGGCCTCCACCGCCAGGCCTACGACGACGTCGCGCTCCCCATCGGCGAGGGCCAGACGATCTCGCAGCCGTACACCGTCGCCCGGATGACGGAACTCCTGGACATCCGCGAGGGCGAGCGTGTGCTGGAGGTCGGGACCGGGAGCGGGTACCAGGCTGCCGTGCTGGCCGAGCTCGGCGCCCGCGTGTTCTCGATCGAGCGCCACGCCGCGCTCCTCCAGAAGACGCGACCGATCCTAAAGGCCCTCGGCTACGACCCCGTCGTCCGCACGCAGGTCGGCGACGGGACGTACGGGTGGCCCGGCTACGCCCCGTTCGACGCCATCATCGTGACGGCCGGCGGGCCCGAGGTCCCGGCCGAGCTCCGGGACCAGCTCCGCGACCCCGTCGACGGCCAGCCCGACGCGCGGCTCCTCATCCCGGTCGGCCCGCCGAAGCGGCAGGTGCTCCACCGGATCACCAAGACCGGCCCCGACGCGTTCGCCGACGAGCGGTTCGACGGCGTCGTGTTCGTCCCGCTCGTCCGCGGGGCCTGA
- the folP gene encoding dihydropteroate synthase — protein RGRPLPLDRPHVMGVLNVTPDSFSDGGRYASTRAAVDRAHAMAEAGASLVDVGGESTRPGARPVGLDEELERVVPVVEAIAREVPHVLISVDTVKGAVAREALRAGAHVVNDVTGLREGVGTAAAAAEYGAPLVVMHSLARTGGTAPADAYDDVVGDVIASLRRSVARAEEAGVADVIVDPGFGFGKTVEQNLRLIAEVDRLVAEGWPVLIGVSRKSTVGAVLGTPGRPAPVTERLYGSLGLAALAVVRGAHVVRAHDVRETVETLRTIGAALTASGAERGAP, from the coding sequence CCGGGGCCGGCCGCTCCCGCTCGACCGGCCGCACGTGATGGGCGTCCTCAACGTCACGCCCGACTCGTTCTCCGACGGCGGGCGCTACGCGAGCACCCGCGCCGCCGTCGACCGCGCCCACGCGATGGCCGAGGCCGGCGCGTCGCTCGTCGACGTCGGCGGCGAGTCGACGCGGCCCGGGGCCCGACCGGTCGGCCTCGATGAGGAGTTGGAGCGGGTCGTGCCCGTGGTCGAGGCGATCGCCCGCGAGGTGCCGCACGTGCTCATCTCGGTCGACACGGTCAAGGGGGCCGTCGCGCGCGAGGCGCTGCGCGCCGGCGCGCACGTCGTCAACGACGTGACCGGGCTGCGCGAGGGCGTGGGGACGGCCGCCGCCGCGGCCGAGTACGGCGCCCCGCTCGTCGTCATGCACTCGCTCGCCAGGACCGGCGGCACGGCGCCCGCCGACGCCTACGACGACGTGGTCGGGGACGTGATCGCGTCGCTCCGCCGGTCCGTCGCGCGGGCCGAAGAGGCCGGCGTGGCAGACGTGATCGTGGACCCCGGCTTCGGGTTCGGCAAGACGGTCGAGCAGAACCTCCGCCTGATCGCCGAGGTCGACCGGCTCGTGGCCGAGGGCTGGCCGGTGCTGATCGGCGTGTCGAGGAAGAGCACCGTCGGCGCCGTGCTCGGGACGCCGGGGCGGCCGGCGCCCGTGACGGAGCGGCTCTACGGGTCGCTCGGGCTGGCGGCGCTCGCCGTCGTCCGCGGGGCGCACGTCGTGCGGGCCCACGACGTCCGGGAGACGGTCGAGACCCTCCGGACGATCGGTGCGGCCTTGACGGCGTCGGGCGCGGAGCGGGGCGCGCCGTGA
- a CDS encoding hotdog fold thioesterase, protein MPKSLSDFPDRETLGTTLGIEVVEASAERVVATMPVEPRHHQPLGYLHGGASVALAETAASVGAYLAAPEGHTAFGQEINANHLRSMQAGRLTAAATPVHVGRTSQVWGIEIRDDDGRLVCVSRCTLAVVPIRS, encoded by the coding sequence GTGCCCAAGTCCCTCTCCGACTTCCCCGACCGCGAGACGTTGGGCACCACGCTCGGCATAGAGGTCGTCGAGGCGTCCGCCGAGCGCGTCGTCGCCACGATGCCGGTCGAGCCGCGGCACCACCAGCCGCTCGGGTACCTCCACGGCGGCGCGAGCGTGGCCCTCGCCGAGACCGCCGCCAGCGTCGGGGCCTACCTCGCCGCGCCCGAGGGCCACACGGCGTTCGGGCAGGAGATCAACGCGAACCACCTCCGGTCGATGCAGGCCGGCCGGCTCACAGCGGCGGCCACGCCGGTCCACGTCGGGCGGACAAGCCAGGTCTGGGGCATCGAGATCCGCGACGACGACGGGCGGCTCGTGTGCGTCAGCCGGTGCACGCTCGCCGTCGTCCCCATCCGCTCATGA
- a CDS encoding DUF6314 family protein: protein MSAADVLARLAAARSADVEVWAGDGWHGSGTGAVRVERDGDGLVLSEAGVWGPDGSRPMRWRAASRWRLDGEALAVEHVRQGVPAAAVLDADGAHWAARAPHACGADWYSVGLTIEADAVVVTWTARGPNKDDRITTRYV from the coding sequence ATGAGCGCAGCCGACGTCCTGGCCCGGCTGGCGGCGGCGCGGAGCGCCGACGTCGAGGTGTGGGCCGGCGACGGCTGGCACGGCTCGGGCACGGGCGCCGTCCGCGTCGAGCGCGACGGGGACGGCCTCGTCCTCTCGGAGGCCGGCGTGTGGGGCCCCGACGGGTCGCGCCCGATGCGCTGGCGGGCCGCGTCGCGGTGGCGCCTCGACGGCGAGGCCCTCGCCGTCGAGCACGTCCGCCAGGGCGTCCCCGCCGCGGCCGTGCTCGACGCCGACGGCGCGCACTGGGCGGCTCGGGCGCCTCACGCGTGCGGCGCGGATTGGTACTCCGTCGGCCTCACCATCGAGGCCGACGCGGTCGTGGTCACGTGGACGGCTCGCGGACCGAACAAGGACGACCGGATCACGACGCGGTACGTCTGA